A section of the Mycolicibacterium anyangense genome encodes:
- the sufD gene encoding Fe-S cluster assembly protein SufD codes for MSNLTEAVETVGSNKGEQFSSFDVDAFEVPGGRDEIWRFTPLKRLRGLHSGSAPATGAAQITVGEQPGVTVETVRRGDDRLGQGGVPADRVAAQAFSSFNAATVVTVARGTQVEAPVEIVVTGPGEGATAYGHLQLRAEELAEAVVVIDHRGSGTYADNVEFVLGNAARLTVVWIADWADDVVHVNAQHARLGKDAVLRHVAVSLGGEVVRMAATVRYDGPGGDAELLGLYFADEGQHLESRLLVDHSQPNCTSNVLYKGALQGDPASAKPDAHTVWVGDVLIRAEATGTDTFEVNRNLVLTDGARADSVPNLEIETGEIVGAGHASATGRFDDEQLFYLQARGIPEEQARRLVVRGFFGEIIAKIAVPDIRDRLTDAIERELAITESRTQ; via the coding sequence ATGAGCAACCTCACTGAAGCCGTCGAGACCGTCGGCTCCAACAAGGGCGAGCAATTCAGCTCGTTCGACGTCGACGCCTTCGAGGTGCCCGGCGGCCGCGACGAGATCTGGCGGTTCACCCCGCTCAAGCGCCTGCGCGGGTTGCACAGCGGCTCGGCGCCGGCCACCGGCGCGGCGCAGATCACTGTCGGTGAGCAACCCGGGGTGACGGTCGAGACCGTCCGTCGTGGCGACGATCGCCTCGGTCAGGGTGGTGTGCCCGCCGATCGTGTTGCTGCGCAAGCATTTTCGTCGTTCAATGCGGCGACTGTCGTCACCGTTGCGCGCGGGACCCAGGTCGAGGCGCCGGTCGAGATCGTGGTCACCGGCCCCGGCGAGGGCGCAACGGCCTACGGCCATCTGCAGCTGCGCGCCGAGGAGCTCGCCGAGGCCGTTGTGGTGATCGATCACCGCGGCAGTGGAACCTACGCCGACAACGTCGAATTCGTGCTCGGCAATGCGGCGCGGCTGACCGTCGTGTGGATCGCCGACTGGGCCGATGACGTGGTGCACGTCAATGCGCAGCACGCCCGGCTGGGGAAGGACGCGGTGCTGCGGCACGTCGCGGTCTCCCTCGGCGGCGAGGTGGTCCGGATGGCGGCGACGGTGCGCTACGACGGGCCCGGCGGCGACGCCGAACTGCTCGGCCTGTACTTCGCCGACGAAGGTCAGCACCTCGAGTCGCGGCTGTTGGTCGACCATTCCCAGCCGAACTGCACGTCCAATGTGCTGTACAAGGGTGCGCTGCAAGGTGATCCGGCCTCTGCCAAGCCCGACGCCCACACCGTGTGGGTGGGTGATGTGTTGATCCGGGCCGAGGCCACCGGCACCGACACCTTCGAGGTGAACCGCAACCTGGTGCTCACCGACGGCGCCCGCGCCGACTCGGTGCCCAACCTGGAGATCGAGACCGGCGAGATCGTCGGCGCCGGGCACGCCAGTGCCACCGGACGTTTCGACGACGAGCAGTTGTTCTATCTGCAGGCTCGCGGCATCCCCGAGGAACAGGCCCGCCGGTTGGTGGTGCGCGGCTTCTTCGGCGAGATCATCGCCAAGATCGCGGTGCCCGATATCCGCGACCGCCTGACCGACGCCATCGAACGCGAACTCGCGATTACAGAATCGAGAACACAGTGA
- the sufC gene encoding Fe-S cluster assembly ATPase SufC — protein MSTLDIKDLHVSVANEDGSAKEILKGVNLTVKSGETHAVMGPNGSGKSTLSYAIAGHPKYTVTSGSITLDGQDVLAMSVDERARAGLFLAMQYPVEVPGVSMSNFLRTAATAVRGEAPKLRLWVKEVKAAMADLGIDPQFAERSVNEGFSGGEKKRHEILQLGLLKPKIAILDETDSGLDVDALRVVSEGVNRYAQAEDAGVLLITHYTRILRYIQPQFVHVFVDGRIVQSGGPELADELEENGYERFTQQAAPAGA, from the coding sequence GTGAGCACTCTGGATATCAAGGACCTCCACGTCAGCGTCGCCAACGAGGACGGCAGCGCCAAGGAGATCCTCAAGGGCGTCAACCTGACGGTGAAGTCGGGGGAGACCCATGCGGTGATGGGACCCAACGGTTCCGGTAAATCCACCCTCTCCTATGCCATCGCCGGCCACCCCAAATACACCGTCACCTCCGGGTCGATCACCCTCGACGGTCAGGACGTGCTGGCGATGAGCGTCGACGAGCGCGCCCGTGCCGGACTCTTCCTGGCGATGCAGTATCCGGTGGAGGTGCCGGGGGTGTCGATGTCGAACTTCCTGCGCACTGCCGCCACCGCCGTCCGCGGTGAGGCCCCCAAGTTGCGGCTCTGGGTCAAGGAGGTCAAGGCCGCGATGGCGGACCTGGGCATCGACCCGCAGTTCGCCGAACGCAGCGTCAACGAGGGGTTCTCCGGTGGCGAGAAGAAGCGCCACGAGATCCTGCAGCTGGGTCTGCTCAAGCCGAAGATCGCGATCCTCGACGAGACCGACTCGGGCCTGGACGTCGACGCGCTGCGCGTGGTCAGCGAGGGCGTCAACCGGTATGCCCAGGCCGAGGACGCCGGCGTGCTGCTGATCACGCACTACACCCGCATCCTGCGCTACATCCAGCCCCAGTTTGTGCACGTCTTCGTCGACGGCCGCATCGTGCAGTCCGGTGGGCCGGAGCTGGCCGACGAGCTCGAGGAAAATGGCTACGAGCGCTTCACCCAGCAGGCTGCGCCGGCGGGGGCGTGA
- a CDS encoding cysteine desulfurase has protein sequence MTASVDLDVANLAKIRADFPILSRVMRGGHQLAYLDSGATSQKPLQVLDAERDFLLNHYGAVHRGAHQLMEESTDAYEQGRADIAAFVGAGPDELAFTKNATEALNLVSYVLGDSRLDGAVGPGDIIVTTELEHHANLIPWQELARRTGATLKWYGVTDDGTVDLDSLQLDERVKVVAFTHQSNVTGAAPEVAEMIARARAVGALTVLDACQSVPHQAVDFRALGVDFAAFSGHKMLGPTGIGALYGRAEVLEKLPPFLTGGSMIETVTMEGATYAPPPQRFEAGTQMISQVVGLAAAARYLDAIGMDAVAAHEHRLVAAALEGLADIPQVRIIGPTDPAGRRSPVAFVVDGVHAHDVGQVLDDDGVAVRVGHHCAWPLHRRFGVAATVRASFAVYNTLDEVDRLVAGVRRAIEFFGR, from the coding sequence ATGACCGCCTCGGTCGATCTCGACGTCGCCAACCTGGCCAAGATCCGCGCCGACTTCCCGATCCTGAGTCGGGTCATGCGCGGTGGGCACCAATTGGCGTACCTCGATTCCGGGGCGACTTCCCAGAAGCCGCTGCAGGTGCTCGATGCCGAACGCGATTTCCTACTCAATCACTACGGGGCAGTGCACCGCGGCGCTCACCAGTTGATGGAGGAGTCCACCGACGCCTACGAGCAGGGCCGCGCCGACATCGCGGCCTTCGTGGGCGCCGGCCCCGACGAGCTGGCGTTCACCAAGAACGCCACCGAGGCCCTCAATCTGGTGTCCTACGTGCTGGGGGACAGCAGACTCGACGGGGCGGTCGGGCCCGGCGACATCATCGTCACCACTGAGCTGGAACACCACGCCAACCTGATCCCCTGGCAGGAGCTGGCCCGGCGCACCGGGGCCACCCTCAAGTGGTACGGGGTCACCGATGACGGCACCGTCGACCTGGACTCGTTGCAGCTCGACGAGCGGGTGAAAGTGGTGGCCTTCACGCATCAGTCGAACGTCACCGGTGCCGCACCGGAGGTCGCCGAGATGATCGCCCGCGCCAGGGCGGTCGGTGCGCTGACGGTGCTCGATGCCTGCCAGTCGGTGCCGCACCAGGCGGTGGACTTCCGTGCGCTGGGTGTCGACTTCGCGGCGTTCTCCGGTCACAAGATGTTGGGACCCACCGGGATCGGCGCCCTCTACGGTCGCGCCGAGGTCCTGGAGAAGCTGCCGCCGTTCCTCACCGGCGGATCGATGATCGAGACGGTAACCATGGAGGGAGCCACCTACGCGCCGCCCCCGCAGCGGTTCGAGGCTGGCACTCAGATGATTTCCCAGGTGGTCGGATTGGCCGCCGCCGCACGGTATCTTGATGCGATCGGGATGGATGCGGTGGCTGCCCACGAGCATCGGCTGGTGGCCGCTGCACTGGAAGGTCTGGCCGACATCCCGCAGGTGCGGATCATCGGTCCGACCGATCCGGCGGGGCGGCGCTCGCCGGTGGCGTTCGTGGTCGACGGTGTGCACGCCCACGATGTGGGCCAGGTGCTCGACGACGACGGAGTCGCGGTGCGCGTCGGCCATCACTGCGCATGGCCGCTGCACCGGCGCTTCGGCGTCGCCGCCACCGTGCGCGCCTCGTTCGCCGTCTACAACACCCTCGACGAGGTGGACCGGCTGGTTGCCGGGGTGCGCCGCGCGATCGAGTTCTTCGGCAGGTGA
- the sufU gene encoding Fe-S cluster assembly sulfur transfer protein SufU, producing MRLEQMYQEVILDHYKHPHHRGLREPFGAEVFHVNPTCGDEVTLRVALSADGETVEDVSYDGQGCSISQAATSVLTDQVIGQSVGDALKTVAAFSEMVSSRGTIEGDEDVLGDGVAFAGVAKYPARVKCALLGWLAFKDAVAQASHRIDVEDRK from the coding sequence GTGCGACTGGAACAGATGTACCAGGAAGTGATCCTGGACCACTACAAGCACCCGCATCATCGTGGGCTGCGGGAACCCTTCGGCGCCGAGGTCTTTCACGTCAACCCGACCTGCGGTGACGAGGTGACCCTGCGGGTGGCGCTGTCAGCCGACGGCGAGACCGTCGAGGACGTGTCCTACGACGGTCAGGGGTGTTCGATCAGCCAGGCCGCCACCTCGGTGCTGACCGACCAGGTGATCGGCCAGAGCGTGGGCGATGCCCTCAAGACCGTCGCGGCGTTCTCCGAGATGGTGTCCTCGCGGGGAACCATCGAGGGCGACGAGGACGTCCTCGGCGACGGCGTGGCCTTCGCCGGCGTGGCCAAATACCCGGCGCGGGTCAAATGCGCACTGCTGGGCTGGCTGGCTTTCAAAGACGCGGTAGCCCAGGCATCGCACCGAATAGACGTGGAGGACAGGAAATGA
- a CDS encoding metal-sulfur cluster assembly factor, with amino-acid sequence MSEQEATETPTGRSEATRESALSEELLADIEEAMRDVVDPELGINVVDLGLVYGMNVAKGDTGTVALIDMTLTSAACPLTDVIEDQTLTALVGAGLVNEARINWVWNPPWGPDKITEDGREQLRALGFTV; translated from the coding sequence ATGAGCGAGCAGGAAGCCACCGAGACACCGACGGGCAGGAGCGAAGCGACCCGGGAATCGGCACTGTCCGAGGAGTTGCTGGCCGACATCGAAGAAGCGATGCGCGATGTGGTCGACCCCGAACTCGGGATCAACGTCGTCGACCTCGGTCTGGTGTACGGGATGAACGTGGCGAAAGGTGACACCGGCACGGTGGCACTCATCGACATGACGCTCACGTCGGCGGCCTGCCCGCTCACCGACGTCATCGAGGACCAGACGCTGACCGCGCTCGTCGGTGCCGGACTGGTCAACGAAGCCCGGATCAACTGGGTGTGGAACCCGCCGTGGGGGCCGGACAAGATCACCGAGGACGGCCGCGAGCAACTGCGCGCCCTCGGCTTCACGGTCTAG
- a CDS encoding RNA polymerase sigma factor, giving the protein MAAAADESEVIAALRARDELVFATLVDEHTPALLRVARGYVPSREIAEEVVQETWIALVKGIDKFEGRSSLRTWLFAVLINIAKARGIRERRSDDAEIAAFTGGTVESSRFRPPGDRWAGHWKSGEQPAPFPETPEGSVLGRELADVARAELDKLPQRQRQVVTMRDMLGFDSNEVCELLEISAANQRVLLHRGRAAVRQALEAYLAERS; this is encoded by the coding sequence ATGGCGGCTGCGGCGGACGAATCAGAGGTGATCGCGGCGCTGCGCGCCCGCGACGAGCTGGTGTTCGCCACGTTGGTCGACGAGCACACCCCGGCGCTGCTACGGGTTGCCCGCGGTTATGTGCCCAGCCGCGAGATCGCCGAAGAAGTGGTCCAGGAAACGTGGATCGCTCTGGTGAAGGGCATCGACAAGTTCGAAGGCCGCTCCTCGCTGCGCACCTGGCTGTTCGCCGTCCTGATCAACATCGCCAAGGCCCGCGGGATCCGGGAGCGGCGCAGTGACGACGCCGAGATCGCCGCGTTCACCGGCGGAACCGTCGAGTCCTCCCGGTTCCGGCCACCGGGGGACCGGTGGGCCGGTCACTGGAAGAGCGGAGAGCAACCGGCGCCGTTCCCGGAGACCCCCGAAGGGTCGGTCCTGGGCCGTGAGCTCGCCGACGTGGCCCGGGCCGAGCTGGACAAGCTGCCGCAGCGGCAACGACAGGTGGTGACCATGCGCGACATGCTCGGCTTCGATTCGAACGAGGTGTGCGAACTGCTCGAGATCAGCGCCGCCAATCAGCGGGTGTTGCTGCACCGCGGCCGGGCCGCCGTGCGCCAAGCCCTCGAGGCCTATCTGGCGGAGCGCTCATGA
- a CDS encoding anti-sigma factor family protein, which translates to MTAPVTPLNCDELVELVTAYLDGALDPDTRARFDLHLAECDGCESYLQQFRGTVDTLGRLERDDLDPGFRDRLMQAFRDFET; encoded by the coding sequence ATGACCGCCCCGGTGACTCCGCTCAACTGCGATGAGCTGGTGGAACTGGTCACCGCCTACCTCGATGGCGCCCTTGACCCCGACACCCGCGCCCGCTTCGACCTGCACCTCGCCGAGTGCGACGGCTGCGAGAGCTACCTCCAGCAGTTCCGGGGCACCGTCGACACGCTGGGCCGCCTCGAGCGCGACGATCTCGACCCCGGCTTCCGCGATCGTCTGATGCAGGCCTTCCGCGACTTCGAGACCTGA
- a CDS encoding NADH:flavin oxidoreductase, which produces MVDDARLQQLFAPLTIGSLSLRNRFAMAPMTRGASPGGVPGPDVAAYYGRRAAGGTALIITEGIRMPHPAAGWPEAIPELDGAEVVRGWRAVTDAVHAEGATIAAQLWHQGVARGVHDGDTAEQTPVSPSGLDVTGNPVGRALSTEELPAVAQAFALGARNAREAGFDAVEIHGAHGYLLDQFLWAETNRRTDGYGGSLQARTRFPAEVVAAVRAAVGPGFPIIYRFSQWKMNRYDATIADTPAELEQVLAPLVDAGVDVLHPSTRRHYLPGFEDEDPHLSLAGWTKKLTGLPVIAVGSVGLETEFKPGGPGGPILPAPVDRLLDQFEAGEFDIIAVGRALLADPAWVNHLRDGALGEFGGFDAAAALSRLY; this is translated from the coding sequence ATGGTGGACGACGCACGACTGCAGCAACTGTTCGCGCCGTTGACGATCGGATCGCTGAGCTTGCGGAACCGGTTCGCGATGGCCCCGATGACCCGCGGGGCCTCGCCGGGCGGCGTGCCGGGCCCCGATGTGGCGGCGTACTACGGGCGACGCGCAGCCGGCGGAACCGCGCTCATCATCACCGAGGGAATCCGCATGCCGCACCCCGCGGCCGGCTGGCCCGAGGCCATCCCCGAACTCGACGGTGCCGAGGTTGTGCGCGGGTGGCGCGCGGTGACCGACGCGGTACATGCCGAGGGGGCCACCATCGCCGCGCAGCTGTGGCATCAGGGCGTGGCCCGCGGTGTGCACGACGGTGACACCGCCGAGCAGACGCCGGTCAGTCCCTCCGGGCTCGACGTGACCGGCAACCCGGTCGGCCGCGCGCTGAGCACCGAGGAACTGCCCGCGGTGGCGCAGGCTTTCGCGCTTGGTGCCCGCAACGCTCGCGAGGCCGGATTCGACGCCGTGGAGATCCACGGCGCCCACGGGTATCTGCTCGACCAATTCCTCTGGGCCGAAACCAATCGCCGTACCGACGGCTACGGCGGCTCACTGCAGGCCCGCACCCGGTTCCCGGCCGAGGTCGTCGCCGCCGTGCGGGCCGCGGTCGGACCGGGCTTCCCGATCATCTACCGCTTCTCGCAGTGGAAGATGAACCGCTACGACGCCACGATCGCCGACACCCCGGCCGAACTCGAACAGGTGCTGGCCCCGCTGGTCGACGCCGGTGTCGACGTGCTGCACCCGTCCACCCGTCGGCACTACCTGCCCGGCTTCGAAGACGAGGACCCGCATCTGAGCCTGGCCGGGTGGACCAAGAAGCTCACCGGACTGCCGGTCATCGCCGTCGGATCGGTGGGGCTGGAAACCGAGTTCAAGCCCGGCGGGCCCGGCGGGCCTATCCTGCCTGCCCCCGTCGACCGGCTTCTCGACCAGTTCGAGGCCGGTGAGTTCGACATCATCGCCGTCGGGCGTGCGCTGCTCGCCGACCCCGCCTGGGTCAACCACCTGCGCGACGGCGCGCTCGGCGAGTTCGGCGGATTCGATGCGGCGGCAGCGCTGTCCCGTTTGTACTGA
- the trxA gene encoding thioredoxin, with translation MATQDLTADQFNDTITGNDIVLVDFWASWCGPCRAFAPTFSASSEKHPDVVFAKVDTEAEQQLAAAAEIRSIPTLMAFKKGKLIFNQAGALPPAALEDLIRQVKEFDVDAAVAQSQSEDV, from the coding sequence GTGGCTACTCAAGACCTCACCGCAGACCAGTTCAACGACACCATCACCGGGAACGACATCGTGCTCGTCGATTTCTGGGCCTCGTGGTGTGGTCCGTGCCGCGCGTTCGCGCCGACGTTCTCCGCATCCTCCGAGAAGCACCCTGACGTGGTGTTCGCCAAGGTCGACACCGAGGCCGAGCAGCAGCTCGCCGCGGCCGCCGAGATCCGCTCCATCCCGACGCTGATGGCGTTCAAGAAGGGCAAGCTGATCTTCAACCAGGCCGGTGCGCTGCCGCCCGCCGCGCTGGAGGACCTGATCCGGCAGGTCAAGGAGTTCGACGTCGACGCAGCGGTGGCCCAGTCCCAGTCAGAGGACGTCTGA
- a CDS encoding enoyl-CoA hydratase translates to MIRDTGFVLVEHPQPHVALVTLNRPERMNSMAFDVMVPLKEVLTELTYDNSVRVVVLTGAGRGFSSGADHKSAGSVPHVSGLTRPSYGLRSMELLDDVILAIRRLHQPVIAAVNGAAIGGGLCLALAADIRVAAGDAYFRAAGINNGLTASELGLSYLLPRAIGSSRAFEIMLTGRDVDAQEAERIGLVSKQVPAEELLPTCYEIAGRIAGFSRPGTELTKRTLWTGLDASTLEGHMQAEGLGQLYVRLLTANFEEAVAARAEKRAPVFTDEK, encoded by the coding sequence GTGATTCGTGACACAGGTTTTGTCCTCGTCGAGCACCCGCAGCCGCACGTCGCTCTTGTCACCCTGAACCGCCCCGAGCGGATGAACTCGATGGCGTTCGACGTCATGGTCCCGCTCAAAGAGGTACTCACCGAGCTCACCTACGACAACTCGGTGCGCGTGGTCGTCCTGACCGGCGCAGGCCGCGGCTTCTCGTCGGGCGCCGACCACAAGTCGGCCGGATCGGTGCCGCACGTCTCCGGTCTGACCCGGCCGTCCTATGGACTGCGCTCGATGGAACTGCTCGACGATGTGATTCTGGCCATCCGCAGGCTGCATCAGCCGGTCATCGCCGCGGTCAACGGCGCGGCGATCGGTGGCGGGCTGTGCCTGGCACTGGCCGCCGACATCCGGGTCGCCGCCGGTGATGCGTACTTCCGCGCCGCCGGGATCAACAACGGCCTGACCGCCAGCGAACTGGGCCTCAGTTACCTGCTACCTCGGGCGATCGGCTCGTCGCGGGCCTTCGAGATCATGCTCACCGGTCGCGACGTGGACGCCCAGGAGGCCGAACGAATCGGTCTGGTGTCCAAGCAGGTGCCGGCCGAGGAGCTGCTGCCGACCTGTTACGAGATCGCCGGGCGGATCGCCGGGTTCTCCCGGCCCGGCACCGAACTGACCAAGCGGACGCTGTGGACGGGTCTGGACGCCAGTACCCTAGAGGGGCACATGCAGGCCGAGGGCCTCGGGCAGCTCTACGTTCGCCTGCTCACCGCCAACTTCGAAGAGGCGGTTGCCGCGCGCGCCGAGAAGCGGGCCCCGGTCTTCACCGACGAGAAGTAA
- a CDS encoding ABC-F family ATP-binding cassette domain-containing protein, producing the protein MITATDLEVRAGARTLLLAEGPALRVQPGDRIGLVGRNGAGKTTTMRILAGEGEPYAGTVVRSGEVGYLPQDPREGDLDVLARDRVLSARGLDTLLADLEKQQVLMAEVVDDAARDKAIRRYGQLEERFASLGGYAAESEAGRICASLGLPERVLTQPLRTLSGGQRRRVELARILFAASEGGAGAAGSGTTLLLDEPTNHLDADSIGWLRTFLQNHTGGLVVISHDVELLADVVNRVWFLDAVRGEADVYNMGWQKYLDARATDEQRRRRERANAEKKAGALRAQAAKMGAKATKAVAAQNMLRRAERMIAELDAERVADKVARIKFPTPAPCGKTPLVAKGLTKNYGSLEVFTGVDLAIDRGSRVVVLGLNGAGKTTLLRLLAGTETPDSGGLEPGHGLKLGYFAQEHDTLDNNATVWENIRHAAPDTGEQDLRGLLGAFMFTGPQLDQPAGTLSGGEKTRLALAGLVASTANVLLLDEPTNNLDPASREQVLDALRSYEGAVVLVTHDPGAAEALDPQRVILLPDGTEDFWSQEYRDLIELA; encoded by the coding sequence GTGATTACCGCGACGGACCTGGAGGTCCGCGCAGGCGCGCGAACGCTGCTGCTCGCCGAAGGCCCGGCGTTGCGCGTTCAGCCCGGTGACCGCATTGGCCTGGTCGGGCGCAACGGTGCCGGCAAGACGACCACCATGCGCATCCTGGCCGGTGAGGGTGAACCGTATGCCGGGACGGTGGTCCGGTCCGGCGAGGTGGGATACCTGCCGCAGGATCCGCGCGAAGGCGATCTCGACGTGCTGGCACGCGACCGGGTGCTCTCAGCTCGCGGCCTGGACACCTTGCTCGCGGATCTGGAGAAGCAGCAGGTGCTGATGGCCGAGGTGGTCGACGACGCCGCTCGCGACAAGGCGATCCGGCGTTACGGTCAGCTCGAGGAACGCTTCGCCTCGCTCGGTGGGTACGCCGCCGAGAGCGAGGCCGGCCGCATCTGCGCCAGTCTCGGTTTGCCGGAACGCGTTCTCACCCAACCGCTTCGCACCCTCTCGGGCGGCCAGCGCCGACGGGTCGAGTTGGCCAGAATCCTGTTCGCGGCCAGCGAGGGTGGTGCCGGTGCCGCCGGTTCGGGCACCACGCTGCTGCTCGACGAACCGACCAACCACCTCGATGCCGACTCGATCGGCTGGTTGCGCACCTTCCTGCAGAACCACACCGGCGGCTTGGTCGTGATCAGCCACGACGTGGAACTGCTCGCCGATGTGGTGAACCGGGTGTGGTTCCTGGACGCGGTGCGCGGCGAGGCCGACGTGTACAACATGGGCTGGCAGAAGTACCTCGATGCACGTGCCACCGACGAGCAACGCCGCCGGCGGGAACGCGCCAATGCCGAGAAGAAGGCCGGCGCACTGCGCGCCCAGGCGGCCAAGATGGGTGCGAAGGCAACCAAAGCCGTTGCGGCACAGAACATGTTGCGCCGCGCCGAGCGGATGATCGCCGAACTCGATGCCGAGCGGGTGGCCGACAAGGTAGCCAGGATCAAGTTCCCGACGCCGGCGCCGTGCGGGAAGACACCACTGGTGGCCAAGGGGCTGACCAAGAACTACGGGTCGCTCGAGGTCTTCACCGGCGTCGACCTGGCCATCGACCGCGGTTCGCGGGTGGTGGTGCTGGGTCTCAACGGCGCGGGCAAGACCACCCTGCTGAGGTTGCTGGCGGGCACCGAGACCCCGGACTCCGGCGGACTGGAACCGGGACACGGACTCAAACTCGGGTACTTCGCCCAGGAACACGACACCCTCGACAACAACGCGACGGTGTGGGAGAACATCCGGCACGCCGCCCCCGACACCGGCGAGCAGGACCTTCGTGGTCTGCTGGGCGCCTTCATGTTCACCGGCCCCCAGCTCGACCAGCCGGCCGGCACGTTGTCCGGCGGCGAGAAGACGCGTCTGGCGCTGGCCGGGCTGGTGGCGTCGACCGCCAACGTGCTGCTGCTCGACGAGCCCACCAACAACCTCGATCCGGCGTCGCGCGAACAGGTGCTCGACGCGCTGCGCAGCTACGAAGGTGCGGTGGTGTTGGTGACCCACGACCCGGGTGCCGCCGAGGCGCTCGACCCGCAGCGCGTGATCCTGCTTCCGGACGGCACCGAGGATTTCTGGTCGCAGGAGTACCGGGATCTGATCGAACTCGCCTGA
- a CDS encoding helix-turn-helix domain-containing protein, which yields MRKPNQARDQLLNDLRHAYEGGASIRTLVASTGRSYGSIHAMLRESGTAMRSRGGPNHRSRVR from the coding sequence ATGAGGAAGCCCAATCAAGCTCGCGATCAACTGCTGAACGACTTGCGGCACGCGTACGAGGGTGGTGCCAGCATCCGAACCCTGGTGGCGTCCACCGGCCGTTCGTACGGCTCGATCCACGCCATGCTGCGGGAGTCGGGCACCGCGATGCGCAGCCGCGGTGGCCCCAACCACCGCAGCCGCGTTCGCTAG
- a CDS encoding TetR/AcrR family transcriptional regulator, with protein MPRVSEDHLAARRRQILDGARRCFAQYGYDKATVRRLEQTIGLSRGAIFHHFRDKDTLFFELAREDAERMAEVASREGLIQVMREMLAAPDQFDWLATRLEIARKLRNDPVFNRGWAERSAELSAATSDRLHRQKQAGRLRDDVPRDVLQCYLDLVLDGLVARLAAGEDPARLSAVLDVVEESVRQP; from the coding sequence ATGCCCCGGGTCAGCGAGGATCATCTGGCGGCTCGCCGCCGCCAGATCCTCGACGGTGCACGGCGCTGCTTCGCCCAGTACGGGTACGACAAGGCGACGGTGCGCCGGCTCGAGCAGACCATCGGCCTGTCGCGTGGTGCGATCTTTCACCACTTCCGCGACAAGGACACGTTGTTCTTCGAGCTGGCCCGGGAGGACGCCGAGCGGATGGCCGAGGTGGCCTCCCGCGAGGGGCTGATCCAGGTCATGCGCGAAATGCTTGCTGCGCCAGACCAATTCGATTGGCTGGCCACACGGCTGGAGATCGCCCGCAAGCTGCGCAACGATCCGGTGTTCAACCGGGGGTGGGCTGAGCGCTCAGCGGAGTTGTCGGCAGCCACCAGCGACCGGCTGCACCGGCAGAAGCAGGCCGGCCGGCTGCGTGATGACGTGCCGCGCGATGTGCTGCAGTGCTACCTGGATTTGGTGCTCGACGGGCTGGTGGCCCGGCTGGCGGCAGGCGAGGACCCGGCGCGGCTGTCCGCGGTGCTCGACGTCGTCGAGGAATCCGTTCGGCAGCCCTGA